The sequence CTGAAAGAGCATTTCAAAGATTTTGGACAGCAGAGTATTTAACAGAAAATGGCTATGAAAAAGAATTAGATTTTTTTGAAACACAAATTGAAACCCTAATCGATACCAACTACCTGCGAGGAATTGATACCGAAACTGGAGAATTTATTAATCGCTTCTGGTTGTTAGATTTACCGTTTGCTGTTTTATTTGCAATTGAATTTGCAGGACGAACTTATTTAATCCATCGCCGACATCTTGGTTTGCGTTGGATTGATGGAATGTTGTGGCGTTGGTATGATGTTTTTCTATTTCTTCCCATCTTTCGCTGGTTAAGAGTCATTCCTGTAACGGTGCGCGTCGATCAATCGGATTTAATTGAACTTGATTCTGTAAAACGGCAAATTTCTCAAGGGTTTGTCGCCAGTATTGCTGAAGATATTACAGAAATTGTTTTTGTTCGCCTTGTTAATCAAGTCCAAGGTTCACTAAAACGAGGTGAATTAAAAAAAGCCCTTTCTGAAGCCAACACTCGCCAGTATATTGATCTCAATGAAACCAATGAAGTCGCTGAATTAAGTAAATTATTTGTTCAGTTAGTCGTTTATCAAGTCTTACCAAAAGTTCGTCCTGATGTAGAAGCAATTGTTCGCCATAATGTCCGAAAAGTTTTACAAACCTCTCCTGCATTTCAAGGAATGCGACAAATTCCAGGGTTAGAACGGTTTGAAAATCAGTTAACAGAACAATTTGTCAGCATCTTCTATCAAATCGTTTATGATACCATTATCGGCGCATTAGAAGAAGATCCAGAAGCAGAAAAACTCATTGAAGAGTTGGGAACAAATCTCACGCAAGTGCTAACGGATGAAATGCAAGGAAAACAAACTCTAGATAAAATGCAAACGCTATTAGTTGATTTATTAGAAGAAGTGAAAGTGAATTATGTCGAACGTTTATCGGAAGAAGATGTAGAGGAATTATTAGAACAAACCCGACGCTTACGCCAAGCAGGTAAAGGCTAATCAATCAAGGTGGGGAGTTGGGGAGAGGGGGAGAAAAAATAAGCGAAGAAACCAAGAACAAATAACAAATAACAGTGTTTTTATTTTTATCAAAACTGCTTCCGCTTTTTTTATATCCGTTAGGATTAACCAGTGTTTTATTACTGGTGGGTGTAATCGTTGCTTGGAAACGCCCTTATTTTGCATTATTTCCAATGGGAATCAGTTTATTGATAATTTTAATGGCAAGTAATGCTTGGGTGAGTTCCTTGTTAATGCAGTCTTTAGAATGGCAACAAATTCCAAAAGAAGAATTACCAAAAGCAGATGCAATTATTTTACTAGGCGGATCAACTCGTGTTCCTACGCCTCCCCGCAAAACAGTAGAATTGACAGAAGCTGGCGATCGCGTTTTGTATGCAGCCCATCTTTACAAAGAAGGAAAAGCCCCCTTAATTATTGCAACAGGCGGACGCATTACATGGCTGAAAAATGCACCACCAGAAGCCGACAGCATGAAGAATTTATTAGTAGAAATTGGTGTTCCCGCATCAGCCATTATTGAAGAAACCCAAGCCCTCAATACTTATCAAAATGCCCTTTATACCCAAGAAATTTTAGAGCAATTGGGAATCAAAAAGTCACTACTGGTGACATCAGCATCTCATATGCCGCGATCGCTGCGTGTCTTTCAAAAACAAGGGATTGATGTCATTCCCGCACCAACAGACTTCTTAGTCACAAAAGTCGATTGGGAACAACTGCAACGCACCCCCCAAGCAACCCTCTTAAATTTACTTCCCAATGCTGACAATCTTCAACGAACAACCCAAGCCTTAAAAGAATATCTAGGGATGTTGGTCTATTGGCTTAGAGGGTGGATTTAAATCTGTTTCTAACCCCCAAACTGAGTCCGTCTGAGGGGGATGAGATTCTAAACGGTTGTGGTTGCTTCCGCTTGATTTAAGGTTTCAAACTGTGTTAAAGCTGCTTTGATCCATGCTGCATTGTCTCGATAGTGAGTGGCGGTGACTAAATTCCGATCCACGACAACTGCTTCGTCTTTGAAGTTACCCCCTGCGTTCACTAAATCATCTTTACAACCAGGATAAGCAGTGACATCACGCCCTGATACAACTTTCGCCGAAACCAGCACCCAGGGACCATGACAAGTGCTAGCAATGACTTTTCCTTTTTGGTCGAAATCATTAAGGAACTGGAGTACATTGGGAATTTGGCGAACGCGATCAGGAGATTCCCGTCCACCAGGGACAATCGCTAAATCATAATCGACTTCTTTAATGTCATCTGCATCAACAGTCGCATTGGCAGCAACGCCATGTTTTCCTTTGACATCTACTTTACCTCGCGTTGCTACTTCAACGGTAAATCCCGCTTCTTGCAAACGATAAAACGGATAAGCAAACTCGGTATCTTCAAAGCCGTTATCGACAATAATCACTGCGCGTTTAATCATTGCATTCTCCTTATTATTAACATCACTTTTTAGAATACGGATACTAACTTGTCATCAAGGTTTCTCTAGCTTTAAAGTTAACCAACAATCCCTTATTCATGACAGTATTCATGGCTGATTCCCTTGATGACATCCGAATTGTATTAGTTGAACCAGCTGGGGCTTTAAATGTTGGTTCTATTGCTAGAGTAATGAAAAATATGGGGGTGCAACAATTAGTGTTGGTTAACCCTAAGTGTGATCCTCACGGCGCGGAAGCCCGAAAAATGGCGGTACATGGGGGAGATATTTTAGACCATGCAAAAACCGTTTCTTCCCTTCCTGAAGCGTTAGTGGGCTGTCAACAAGCTGTAGCAACTACCGCGCGCGATCGCGCCCTTTCTCTCCCTCTAGAAGCCCCAAAAGCTGTCCTTCCTAAACTTTTGTCTGTTCCTTCCGCCCTCATTTTCGGACGGGAAGATAGCGGTTTAACCAACGACGAATTAACCCACGCCCAACACTGTCTCTATATTCCCACAGCATCTACTTATCCCTCTTTGAATTTAGCTATGGCGGTGGGAGTCTGTGTCTATGAATTACAGCAGTTAGTGACAACAACCGAAGAAACCGTCACCACTTCCGCAACTGAAACCGCCACCTTAGAGGCTTTGGAAGGATATTATCAACATTTAGAACAAATGTTACTGAAAATTGGCTTTCTTTACCCCCATACTGCAAGCGCACGGATGCAAAAGTTCCGTCAGATTTTCAATCGTGCTAATCTAACCCCAGAAGAATTAGCCCTCCTCCGAGGCATATTGAGACAGACGGAATGGGCAATTCGTAATTCTGATGTGGTGAATGAGGAGTAATTATCGTGGCTTCGCAACATGAATATCGGTCTGTTAAGGGGACAAATCAGAGAAAAATTAAACCTTCTCGGCGTAAATTTGCCTCTGGTCAAAAAAAGCGGTCGCAAAAGAAGCGAAAACCGAGACAATCAGATAATGTCATCGCTTTTCCCGCGCAAACACAACCAGTTCGACCCCAACGTTCTAGTGCAGAACTCTCTTTAATTTTGATCGTGCGATTAATGATTTTTGCGGTGGGAGTGGGCGCGATCGCGGGAACGGTTTTATATTTTCTAGATCGGGATCAATATCTTTCGCAACCGAATCTCTCTCCAACTGCTGCTTCCCCAACAGAAACCGCGACACCAGTGGTTGAAACCGCACCCCCGCCAGCACCTTCGGTTTTACCCCTTGACCAAGAAGTCATCGCACTCAAAGAAACCTTTAAACGTTTAGCCCGTGAAAAACCCCAACTCAAGCCTGGTGCATTTATTGTCGATTTAGAGAGTGGTCAATATGTGAGTTTACAAGGGGAAAGCCAGTTTTCAGCAGCGAGTATGATTAAAGTCCCTGTTTTGATTGCTTTTTTTAAGGCCTGGGATGAAGGACGCTTAGAATTAGATGAACCTCTCACGATGACCGAAGAAGTGAAAGCAGGGGGGTCGGGAAATATGCAATACGAAGCGGTTGGAAAACAGTATCGGGCGTTAGAAACTGCAGCAAAAATGATTAGCATTAGCGATAACACGGCGACCAATATGCTGATTCAACGGCTAGGGGGAAAAGAAACTTTAAACGAATTGTTTGCCGCCTGGGGGTTAGAAAAAACTCGGATTCGCAATCCTCTACCTGACTTAGACGGAACGAACACCACGAGCCCCAAAGAATTGGTTAAACTATTAGCAAGACTCAATAATGGAGAGTTGGTGTCAGCGCGATCGCGCGATTACATTTTACAGATTATGCGAACCACACGAACGCGAACCCTGTTGCCTCAAGGGTTGGACAAAAATGCAACCATTGCCCATAAAACGGGCGATATTGGCTCGTTAGTGGGGGATGTTGGGATTATTGATCGCCCCAGTGGCAAACGCTATTTAGCAGCGATTATGGTCGAACGTCCTCACAATGATCGCAACGCCAACGAACTGATCCGTCGCTATTCTCGCGCAGCCTATCAATATTTTCGTAATCAAGAACAAAATTCGTTTATTGAATAATGGTTCTTGGTTCTTGGTTCTTTGTTCTTGGTTCTCCTCCTCATGATTAGCCGTTTCTCTCATTTTTTCTTTACTGTTCTCGGGATTATTTTCCGTCATCCCGTAACTGGTGCGACTGTTATTCCGATTCTCGCTAGTGGTGAAATTGTCTTAGTGCAACGAAGGGATACTGGCGAGTGGGGACTTCCGGGTGGTGTTGTCAATTGGGGCGAAGAAGTGGCGGTAACTGCCCAGCGAGAATTAAGAGAAGAAACTGGGTTAGATCTCCTTGAAATTCGGCGTTTGGTTGGGGTATATTCCGCGCGCGATCGCGATCCGAGACTCCATTCCATCAGTATTTTAATTGAAGCAGCAGTGAGCGGTAATCTCCAAGTCCAAGACGATTTAGAAATTTCTGATGTGAAAGCCTTTTCTGCTGAAAGTATCCCCTTTGGTCATCTTGCCCACGATCATGAACGACAATTAAAAGATTTCCTTGCTGGAAAAACCATTATCGCCTGAAACAGTGACCATTTCTCAACGAACCAAGAACAAAGAACAAAACTAGGTTGCAATTCAAACTCATAACGATTATGATTTAGATCAGGAATTACAGCAGGGGGATTAACCAAACATGGAAATTAAAGAAATCCCAGTGGATGCGATTCGTCGTCCCTTACCCCGACAAAACGATCCCGAAAAAGTTGAAGCCCTGATGGCTTCCATTGCTGAAGAAGGATTGCGCGAGCCAATTGATGTTTTAGAAGTGGATGGCAATTATTACGGATTTTCTGGTTGTCATCGCTACGAAGCCCATCAACGTCTCGGAAAAGAAACGATTAAGTGTCGCGTTCGCCGGGCCCCGCGTGCTGTCTTACAAAAGCACCTTGCCTAACGAGGTTGGTCTAAAGAAACAGTCACAGTTCAATCCCTTGGATGATTCAATCTGTTTTCATTAATAATAGGATGAACATAAGAAGATTGAATTAATAGAAAAAAGCAAACACTATTATCTGGAGATAATCATGCAAACTGCCGATTCCCAAACCACAAAAGCACCCGTTAATATTGGGATTGAAGAGAATGATCGCCAAGCGATCGCGCAAGGACTTTCTCGCCTTCTCGCCGATACTTATAGCCTCTATCTGAAAACACACTATTTCCACTGGAACGTCACTGGCCCCATGTTCCACTCCTTACACCAGATGTTTGAACAACAGTATGTGGAACTTGCCCAAGCCGTAGATGATGTTGCAGAACGTATTCGCACCCTTGGCGCAGTTGCCCCAGGTAGCTACAGTCAATTTGCAGAACTTTCTTCTGTCCCCGAAACTCGTGATGTTCCTGAAGCACAAGAAATGGTGCGTCTTCTCGTAGAAGGAAATGAAGCAGTTGTCAGAACTGCCCGTGCAGCATTCCCCGCAGCCGAACGTGCTGGTGACGAAGCAACTGCGGACTTAATCACAGAAAGAATGCGGACTCATGAGAAAACCGCTTGGATGCTACGCAGCATGATTGAGTAATTAATCTCTCTGGAATTTTTTAAAAGGACGATCGCGCGATCGTCCTTTGTTTAATTGAGTCGGCGATTTTCCATTCCCCAGTTCCGATCGCCGTCTCGTTTCTGTTGATCTTGCCAACCTTGGAGAAAATCCCGTGCGTAACATTCCTCTAGCCCAACCCACAGTTGAAACCCCTCTCACGCAAGATAGCGAAGAAGCAGAAACTCCTCTGCAAGGGGATGCTGATGATCCAGCAATTTGGGTTCATCCCAATAATCCTGATCAGAGTCTTGTCATTGCAACCTTAAAGGATGGCGGTGCGGTTGTCTTTGATTTACAAGGAGAAATCCAACAAACCATTACTCCTGCTGATGTTGATGAAAGTTTCGAGTTTGGCGATATTCGCTATAACAACGTTGATTTAATCTATAACGTCGATTTGCCCTCACAATTGGCTGGGTCTTCTAACCCCACTGATCTTGCTGTCTTCAGCGATCGCGCCAATGATACCCTTGCGATTTTTGGCATTAATCCCAACAATGGAGAATTATTTAATCTCACTGCACCCACCCTCAGTGACAGTGACTTTTCCATTTTTGGGGTGGATGATGGTGAAGCCACCGCTTACGGCTTAGCCACTTACACCAGTCCTGTTTCTGGCAAATCTTATGCCTTTGTGACTCAAGCCGATGGGAATCAGGTTGCTCAACTCGAATTATTACCTCAAATTGGCCCAGCTGATGAAATCTCGGTTGATGCGGAAGTCGTAAGAGTAATCGATTTACCAGTTCCCACAGGTGATCCAGCAGATTCCCAATCCGAAGGCTTAGTCGTGGATGAAGAACTGGGCTTCATGTACGTTGCTTTAGAAGAAGAAGTGGGGATTCTGAAATTCTCTGCTGAACCGGATGCAGGTAATGACTTCCAAATCATTCAACCCCTAAGCGAACCCCCTGAACTAACTCCAGAACCTTTCTCCAGCTTGATTACGTTTGGGGATAGTAGTGTTGATGTCGGAAATGTTTTCCTCGGTACAAGCCTCAATCAACCGCCCTCACCCCCTTACTTTGAAGGAAGATTTTCTAATGAATCTGTATTTGTTGAACTGATTGCGGAAGAACTTGGATTATCCGCTTCTAGTCCTTTTCTTGCAGGTGGGAATAACTATGCTTTTGGGGGTGCAGAACTAGGGGATGGAACTTCCTCCCAACAAACGCCCAATCTTGGAGAACAAATTGACTTATTCCTTGGTGGGAATAACCCCAGTGAAGATGATTTATTCTTTATTTCTGCTGGCAATAATAATTTTCTTGCTCCATTAGCGGTTGGGGAAAATTTACCCGAAGTTGAAAACTTGATTGATTTACTCGTGGACGATATTACCACTCTTGCCAATGCAGGTGGAGAAAACTTTGTCGTTACGAATCTCCCTCCGTTAGGAAGTGCACCTATCATTTCTAATCCAGTAGTCGCTGAATCTCTTAATGCTGCAATCAGTGAATATAATGCTCTTCTTGATCCTGAATTAGACAGTCTAGAAAGTGAATTAGGGATTGAAATCTATGAAATTGATTTAGAAGGAATCATCCAAGAAATTATCAATGATCCAGCAGCATTTGGCTTAACTAACATCACTGATGCTGCTCTAAACCTCAATAATGGAAACCCTTATGCTGGGTTCAGTGAACCTAACTTAGTTCCTGACAGTTCAGACTTCAATATTGTTGAGAATCCCAATGAGTTCTTATTCTGGGATGACCTGCACCCAACCGCAACTGTTGGTGAAATTGTTGCTGAAAATGGGTTAGAAGTGATTCCAGAAGGACTCGATCAATTAACCACAGGAGAAGCTGCACCTCTGATTCCTAATCTTGAAGGCTTAGATATTTATTATGGTGCTGATGGCACAGGTTATTTAGTTGCAAACTCCCAAGGGGATTCTTCCTATGCTGTCTTCAGTCGTGAAGGAAGCAATGAATATCTCGGTAGCTTTGCTGTGGGAGATAATGGCGACATTGATCAAGTCAATGAAAGTGATGGGCTTGATATTACTAACGTTAACTTGGGTTCAGCATTCCCTGAAGGGTTAGTTGTTTTCCAAGATGGGGTAAATGACCCACAAAACCCAGTTCCTGATGAGGAAGAATTAGAAAATAACAGCACTAACTTTAAGTTTGTTCCTTGGGATGATATTGCCAACCGTTTTGATAATCCTTTAGATATTGATCCCACCAGCTTTGATCCTCGTAATCC comes from Halothece sp. PCC 7418 and encodes:
- a CDS encoding YdcF family protein; the protein is MFLFLSKLLPLFLYPLGLTSVLLLVGVIVAWKRPYFALFPMGISLLIILMASNAWVSSLLMQSLEWQQIPKEELPKADAIILLGGSTRVPTPPRKTVELTEAGDRVLYAAHLYKEGKAPLIIATGGRITWLKNAPPEADSMKNLLVEIGVPASAIIEETQALNTYQNALYTQEILEQLGIKKSLLVTSASHMPRSLRVFQKQGIDVIPAPTDFLVTKVDWEQLQRTPQATLLNLLPNADNLQRTTQALKEYLGMLVYWLRGWI
- a CDS encoding DJ-1/PfpI/YhbO family deglycase/protease gives rise to the protein MIKRAVIIVDNGFEDTEFAYPFYRLQEAGFTVEVATRGKVDVKGKHGVAANATVDADDIKEVDYDLAIVPGGRESPDRVRQIPNVLQFLNDFDQKGKVIASTCHGPWVLVSAKVVSGRDVTAYPGCKDDLVNAGGNFKDEAVVVDRNLVTATHYRDNAAWIKAALTQFETLNQAEATTTV
- a CDS encoding RNA methyltransferase, coding for MTVFMADSLDDIRIVLVEPAGALNVGSIARVMKNMGVQQLVLVNPKCDPHGAEARKMAVHGGDILDHAKTVSSLPEALVGCQQAVATTARDRALSLPLEAPKAVLPKLLSVPSALIFGREDSGLTNDELTHAQHCLYIPTASTYPSLNLAMAVGVCVYELQQLVTTTEETVTTSATETATLEALEGYYQHLEQMLLKIGFLYPHTASARMQKFRQIFNRANLTPEELALLRGILRQTEWAIRNSDVVNEE
- a CDS encoding serine hydrolase, which encodes MASQHEYRSVKGTNQRKIKPSRRKFASGQKKRSQKKRKPRQSDNVIAFPAQTQPVRPQRSSAELSLILIVRLMIFAVGVGAIAGTVLYFLDRDQYLSQPNLSPTAASPTETATPVVETAPPPAPSVLPLDQEVIALKETFKRLAREKPQLKPGAFIVDLESGQYVSLQGESQFSAASMIKVPVLIAFFKAWDEGRLELDEPLTMTEEVKAGGSGNMQYEAVGKQYRALETAAKMISISDNTATNMLIQRLGGKETLNELFAAWGLEKTRIRNPLPDLDGTNTTSPKELVKLLARLNNGELVSARSRDYILQIMRTTRTRTLLPQGLDKNATIAHKTGDIGSLVGDVGIIDRPSGKRYLAAIMVERPHNDRNANELIRRYSRAAYQYFRNQEQNSFIE
- a CDS encoding NUDIX domain-containing protein codes for the protein MISRFSHFFFTVLGIIFRHPVTGATVIPILASGEIVLVQRRDTGEWGLPGGVVNWGEEVAVTAQRELREETGLDLLEIRRLVGVYSARDRDPRLHSISILIEAAVSGNLQVQDDLEISDVKAFSAESIPFGHLAHDHERQLKDFLAGKTIIA
- a CDS encoding ParB N-terminal domain-containing protein, producing MEIKEIPVDAIRRPLPRQNDPEKVEALMASIAEEGLREPIDVLEVDGNYYGFSGCHRYEAHQRLGKETIKCRVRRAPRAVLQKHLA
- a CDS encoding Dps family protein, with protein sequence MQTADSQTTKAPVNIGIEENDRQAIAQGLSRLLADTYSLYLKTHYFHWNVTGPMFHSLHQMFEQQYVELAQAVDDVAERIRTLGAVAPGSYSQFAELSSVPETRDVPEAQEMVRLLVEGNEAVVRTARAAFPAAERAGDEATADLITERMRTHEKTAWMLRSMIE
- a CDS encoding phytase gives rise to the protein MRNIPLAQPTVETPLTQDSEEAETPLQGDADDPAIWVHPNNPDQSLVIATLKDGGAVVFDLQGEIQQTITPADVDESFEFGDIRYNNVDLIYNVDLPSQLAGSSNPTDLAVFSDRANDTLAIFGINPNNGELFNLTAPTLSDSDFSIFGVDDGEATAYGLATYTSPVSGKSYAFVTQADGNQVAQLELLPQIGPADEISVDAEVVRVIDLPVPTGDPADSQSEGLVVDEELGFMYVALEEEVGILKFSAEPDAGNDFQIIQPLSEPPELTPEPFSSLITFGDSSVDVGNVFLGTSLNQPPSPPYFEGRFSNESVFVELIAEELGLSASSPFLAGGNNYAFGGAELGDGTSSQQTPNLGEQIDLFLGGNNPSEDDLFFISAGNNNFLAPLAVGENLPEVENLIDLLVDDITTLANAGGENFVVTNLPPLGSAPIISNPVVAESLNAAISEYNALLDPELDSLESELGIEIYEIDLEGIIQEIINDPAAFGLTNITDAALNLNNGNPYAGFSEPNLVPDSSDFNIVENPNEFLFWDDLHPTATVGEIVAENGLEVIPEGLDQLTTGEAAPLIPNLEGLDIYYGADGTGYLVANSQGDSSYAVFSREGSNEYLGSFAVGDNGDIDQVNESDGLDITNVNLGSAFPEGLVVFQDGVNDPQNPVPDEEELENNSTNFKFVPWDDIANRFDNPLDIDPTSFDPRNPANLISESEPTNLRFGGLSDDVIETTGDNEIAFTGAGNDLVDASVSNGGNRLYGGADNDELLASSNDRLYGGTGDDRLDASAGGGENRLYGGLGNDDFFAGSNDRLLGGEGSDRVFIFTGGDNLITGGADADQFWIANAQFSATANTITDFTIGEDVLGIGGISDITEFADLTLIQEGTHTLISSGENELAQLLGINASDLTADQFVIQDEVLVALS